One genomic window of Oncorhynchus masou masou isolate Uvic2021 unplaced genomic scaffold, UVic_Omas_1.1 unplaced_scaffold_518, whole genome shotgun sequence includes the following:
- the LOC135535813 gene encoding CD209 antigen-like protein E, with protein sequence MSEGVYQNSDGFEDDEPDVMKNTDIDGQLYANVRAFKSSTRDGVVASVHVQWWKRPSGVAAVCLGLLCVLLLAGIIGLSVYYGVIDHHDSTEIDQLQDSNSLLTKERDQLQTRYNNLTKERDQLQTEKVFLSERLSNLRQTCPECWQKFESSWYFLSTETKTWKGSREDCLERGADLVIINSDKEQEFLFNLNKGVWIGLTDSVTEGTWKWVDSTPLTNPRYWSSHQPDNGGGKTEYGEEDCVQIHKEQSSRKSWNDISCRSRLTWVCEKML encoded by the exons ATGTCAGAGGGAGTCTATCAAAACTCAGATGGTTTTGAAGACGATGAGCCTGATGTAATGAAGAACACAGACATTGATGGCCAATTATATGCCAACGTAAGAGCCTTCAAGTCCAGTACAAGAGATGGAGTTGTTGCTTCAG TACATGTTCAGTGGTGGAAGAGACCCTCTGGAGTTGCTGCAGTGTGTCTGGGGCTGCTGTGTGTTCTCCTACTGGCTGGGATCATaggcctgtctgtctact ATGGAGTCATTGATCATCACGACTCAACAGAGATAGACCAGCTACAGGACAGCAACAGCCttctgactaaagagagagaccagctacagacccgttacaacaacctgactaaagagagagaccagctacagactgAGAAAGTTTTTCTTAGCGAGAGGCTTTCCAATCTCA GACAAACCTGTCCTGAATGCTGGCAGAAGTTTGAATCCAGTTGGTACTTCCTGTCTACTGAGACTAAAACCTGgaaggggagcagagaggactgtctggagagaggagcagacctgGTGATCATAAACAGTGATAAGGaacag GAGTTTCTCTTCAACCTCAACAAGGGAGTCTGGAttggtctgactgactctgttactgaggggacctgGAAATGGGTGGACAGCACcccactgaccaacccaag gtactggtcttCACATCAGCCTGATAATGGTGGTGGCAAAACAGAATATGGTGAGGAGGACTGTGTTCAGATACATAAAGAACAGAGTTCTCGAAAGTCATGGAATGACATATCATGTCGCAGCAGACTCACCTGGGTTTGTGAGAAAATGCTTTAA